From Peromyscus eremicus chromosome 3, PerEre_H2_v1, whole genome shotgun sequence, one genomic window encodes:
- the Akap3 gene encoding A-kinase anchor protein 3 — protein MADRVDWLQSQNGVCKVDVYSPGDNQHQDWKMDASTDPVRVLSWLRRDLEKSTAGFQDSRFKPGESSIMEEAPIPGDQRKGFCVDYYNTTHKGSPGRLHFEMTHKEIPSQGPCVRAGNGNSIDEVSFYANRLTNLVIAMARKEINEKIHGSENKCIHQSLFMGDEPTPHKSLSTVASELVNETVSACSKNITGDKAPGSGDRALGSGQSPSLRYKSTLKIKESTKDGKCPDDKPGSKKSFFYKEVFESRNAGDAKDGGRSFPGERKIFRGQDRTDDFTSSVSQGIMTYANSVVSDMMVSIMKTLRIQVKDTTIATILLKKVLIKHAKEVVSDLIDSFMKNLHNVTGSLMTDTDFVSAVKRSLFSHGSQKATDIMDAMMGKLYNVMFAKKFPESRKARDKSESYSLISMKSRAGDPRQPNLNFAMKSESKLRESLFAACKPEKEKTCAETLGEHIIKEGLSMWHKTHQKDDCKSPGLDRAAKQGAPHQQEVSFESPESCDLIPPPQQPETFENFMCESDSWAKDLIVSALLLIQYHLAQGGRMDAQSFLEAAASTNFPANKQPVVHDESRLKSPHKICDQEQTEKKDLMSVIFNFIRNLLSETIFKGNRSCESKGQNVKEEEINMCERPMTPPAPKFCEDEENDGAFSGLTKMVANQLDGCMNGQMVEHLMDSVMKLCLIIAKSCDSPLAELGDEKCGDASRPNSAFPDNLYECCLPVKGTGTAEALLQTAYQAIHNELRGLSGQPPEGCEIPKVIVSNHNLADTVQNKQLQAVLQWVAASELNVPILYFAGDDEGIQEKLLQLSAAAVEKGRSVGEVLQSVLRYEKERQLDEAVGNVTRLQLLDWLMANL, from the exons ATGGCAGATAGGGTTGACTGGTTACAAAGCCAAAATGGCGTATGCAAAGTTGATGTCTATTCACCTGGAGACAACCAACACCAGGACTGGAAAATG GATGCATCAACAGATCCTGTCCGAGTGCTCAGCTGGCTCCGCAGAGACCTGGAAAAAAGTACGGCAGGGTTCCAGGACTCGAGGTTCAAGCCTGGAGAGTCATCAATTATGGAGGAAGCACCCATCCCGGGAGACCAACGCAAAGGTTTCTGTGTTGACTATTACAATACCACCCACAAGGGCAGTCCAGGGAGATTGCATTTTGAGATGACTCACAAGGAGATCCCTTCCCAAGGCCCCTGTGTCCGAGCTGGTAATGGGAATTCCATAGATGAAGTTTCCTTCTATGCCAACCGCCTCACAAACCTAGTGATCGCCATGGCCCGGAAGGAGATCAATGAGAAGATCCATGGCTCCGAAAACAAATGTATCCATCAGTCGTTGTTTATGGGGGATGAGCCCACGCCCCACAAAAGCTTGAGTACAGTAGCCTCTGAGCTGGTGAATGAGACCGTCTCTGCGTGTTCCAAGAACATCACTGGTGACAAAGCTCCAGGCTCTGGAGACAGAGCCTTGGGGTCAGGACAGAGCCCTAGTCTAAGATACAAAAGCACTTTGAAGATCAAGGAGAGCACCAAAGATGGCAAGTGTCCAGATGACAAGCCTGGTTCTAAGAAGTCTTTCTTCTATAAGGAAGTATTTGAATCTCGGAATGCAGGGGACGCCAAGGACGGTGGAAGATCCTTTCCTGGAGAAAGAAAGATATTCAGGGGCCAGGACAGAACTGATGACTTTACAAGCTCTGTCAGTCAAGGGATTATGACCTATGCCAACAGTGTGGTATCTGACATGATGGTCTCCATCATGAAGACCTTGAGGATCCAGGTGAAAGACACAACCATTGCCACTATTCTGCTGAAGAAGGTATTGATCAAGCATGCAAAAGAGGTCGTCTCTGATCTCATCGACTCGTTCATGAAGAACCTCCACAATGTCACAGGGAGCCTAATGACTGACACAGACTTTGTCTCAGCCGTGAAACGAAGCCTTTTTTCTCATGGAAGCCAAAAGGCCACAGATATCATGGATGCCATGATGGGTAAGCTGTACAATGTGATGTTTGCCAAGAAATTCCCTGAGAGCAGGAAAGCCAGGGACAAGTCTGAGAGCTATTCCCTTATCTCCATGAAATCACGGGCTGGTGACCCTAGGCAACCAAACCTGAACTTTGCGATGAAATCAGAATCAAAACTGAGAGAAAGTTTGTTTGCTGCATGCAAAccagagaaagagaagacatGTGCTGAAACTCTGGGCGAGCACATTATTAAGGAGGGACTGAGCATGTGGCACAAAACTCATCAAAAAGACGATTGTAAATCCCCTGGCCTCGATCGTGCCGCAAAGCAGGGTGCCCCTCATCAGCAAGAGGTTTCCTTTGAGTCTCCAGAGTCTTGTGACTTAATCCCTCCTCCACAGCAGCCAGagacttttgaaaattttatgtgtGAATCAGACTCCTGGGCCAAGGACCTGATTGTGTCAGCCCTGCTGCTGATTCAGTACCACCTGGCCCAGGGAGGAAGAATGGATGCTCAGAGCTTCCTGGAAGCTGCCGCCAGCACCAACTTCCCCGCCAACAAGCAGCCTGTAGTTCACGATGAGTCCAGACTTAAGTCTCCTCATAAGATATGTGACcaagaacaaacagaaaagaaggatCTGATGAGTGTCATCTTCAATTTTATCCGGAACTTACTCAGTGAGACCATCTTCAAGGGTAACCGAAGTTGTGAATCCAAGGGGCAGAACGTTAAGGAAGAAGAAATCAATATGTGCGAAAGGCCTATGACCCCTCCTGCCCCGAAATTCTGTGAGGATGAGGAGAATGATGGTGCCTTTTCTGGACTAACCAAGATGGTCGCCAACCAGCTAGATGGCTGCATGAATGGGCAGATGGTGGAACACCTCATGGACTCTGTGATGAAGTTATGCCTCATTATTGCCAAATCTTGTGACTCTCCCTTGGCAGAGCTGGGAGATGAAAAGTGTGGGGATGCCAGCAGGCCAAATTCTGCCTTCCCAGATAACCTGTATGAGTGCTGCTTACCAGTCAAGGGCACGGGGACAGCTGAAGCCCTCCTGCAGACTGCCTACCAAGCCATCCATAACGAACTGAGAGGTTTGTCAGGACAGCCGCCCGAGGGATGCGAGATACCCAAGGTGATCGTCAGCAACCACAATCTAGCTGACACTGTTCAGAACAAGCAGCTGCAAGCTGTCCTGCAGTGGGTCGCTGCCTCGGAGCTCAATGTCCCTATTTTGTACTTTGCTGGTGATGATGAAGGAATCCAGGAGAAG CTACTTCAGCTCTCAGCCGCTGCTGTGGAGAAAGGCCGCAGCGTCGGGGAGGTTCTGCAGTCGGTGTTGAGGTATGAGAAGGAGCGACAGCTGGATGAGGCGGTGGGAAACGTCACGCGACTGCAGCTGCTGGACTGGCTGATGGCAAACCTGTGA